One genomic segment of Nonomuraea coxensis DSM 45129 includes these proteins:
- the sucD gene encoding succinate--CoA ligase subunit alpha encodes MAIWLTENSKIIVQGMTGGEGTKHTRRMLASGTKVVGGVNARKAGITHEGLPVFGTVKEAMEQTGADVSVVFVPPAHAKAAVKEAVDAEIPLCVVITEGIPVHDSTEFWAYAVAKGNKTRVIGPNCPGIASPGASNAGIIPADITTAGRIGLVSKSGTLTYQLMYELRDIGFSTCVGIGGDPVIGTTHIDALQAFQDDPATDAIVMIGEIGGDAEERAAAYIEQHVTKPVVAYVAGFTAPEGKTMGHAGAIVSGSAGTAQAKKEALEKVGVRVGKTPSETARLMREVMQSR; translated from the coding sequence ATGGCCATCTGGTTGACGGAGAACAGCAAGATCATCGTCCAGGGCATGACCGGCGGTGAGGGCACCAAGCACACCCGCCGCATGCTCGCCTCGGGCACCAAGGTCGTGGGCGGCGTCAACGCCCGCAAGGCCGGCATCACCCACGAGGGCCTGCCGGTGTTCGGCACGGTCAAGGAGGCCATGGAGCAGACCGGCGCCGACGTGTCGGTCGTCTTCGTGCCGCCGGCCCACGCCAAGGCCGCCGTCAAGGAGGCCGTGGACGCCGAGATCCCGCTCTGCGTGGTCATCACCGAGGGCATCCCGGTCCACGACTCCACCGAGTTCTGGGCCTACGCCGTCGCGAAGGGCAACAAGACCCGCGTCATCGGCCCCAACTGCCCCGGCATCGCCTCCCCCGGCGCCTCCAACGCGGGCATCATCCCGGCCGACATCACCACCGCCGGCCGCATCGGCCTGGTCTCCAAGTCCGGCACCCTCACCTACCAGCTCATGTACGAGCTGCGTGACATCGGCTTCTCCACCTGCGTCGGCATTGGCGGCGACCCGGTCATCGGCACCACGCACATCGACGCGCTCCAGGCGTTCCAGGACGACCCCGCCACGGACGCCATCGTGATGATCGGTGAGATCGGCGGCGACGCCGAGGAGCGGGCCGCGGCCTACATCGAGCAGCACGTCACCAAGCCCGTCGTCGCCTACGTGGCCGGTTTCACCGCCCCCGAGGGCAAGACCATGGGCCACGCCGGGGCCATCGTGTCCGGCTCGGCCGGCACCGCCCAGGCCAAGAAGGAGGCCCTGGAGAAGGTCGGCGTCCGCGTCGGCAAGACCCCCTCCGAGACGGCCCGCCTCATGCGCGAGGTCATGCAGTCCCGCTGA
- a CDS encoding cell division protein PerM, whose protein sequence is MTAILDQLRTAPRSVLGKLPGVSGDHDETRRPLPVSGMLAAACTLGVGLAALTTLTLVGWIAAPRGALGSGLPGVFRTAAQLWLAAHHAGFAIPGGRVGLLPLGLTLLPAMLLYRAGRWMARDADLRLRLPARLPKNSPREQARARRRAQLVLVAQAGVSLAAPYALLAGLIALVASNEITQPFLGEVLLSHFVLAFLAGALATARMIGPWRVMLRLLPERVRALTVGTAVATALLLVAGLALVLVAVVLNFGQVRQLSDVLSPGFVGGVLLALLQLLYLLNAVIWASSYISGPGFAIGADTLVAPTGVQLGTVPSLPLLGALPESGPVPAWMMAVIALPFAAGAVAGVFVARISPSPSYEAAPLWGFLTGVSAGVVAGVLAALSGGPIGGGRLATVGPSPWEVALSVALEVGVAAGISAGVTNLLLLSKRARTPLDKAAAPVRKAGAAIAKAASKVGLAEADPRPLPGHWMDATEADTQEIPVIRDDWQDEHATAEAETLAQARPRPPEPAPDPSRPARKDIVDEFDDRGGHVIYVDPYAWDRD, encoded by the coding sequence GTGACGGCGATTCTCGACCAGCTGCGGACGGCCCCCCGCTCGGTCCTCGGCAAGCTCCCCGGGGTCTCCGGCGACCACGACGAGACCCGCAGGCCGCTGCCGGTGTCGGGAATGCTGGCCGCCGCCTGCACCCTGGGGGTCGGCCTGGCCGCCCTCACCACGCTCACCCTGGTCGGGTGGATCGCCGCGCCGCGCGGCGCGCTGGGCTCCGGCCTGCCGGGCGTGTTCCGTACGGCGGCGCAGCTCTGGCTGGCCGCCCACCACGCCGGGTTCGCCATCCCCGGCGGCCGGGTCGGGCTGCTGCCGCTCGGCCTGACCCTCCTGCCCGCGATGCTGCTCTACCGCGCCGGCCGGTGGATGGCCCGCGACGCCGACCTGCGGCTGCGCCTGCCCGCCCGGCTGCCCAAGAACAGCCCCCGCGAGCAGGCGAGGGCCCGCCGCCGGGCGCAGCTCGTGCTGGTGGCGCAGGCCGGGGTGTCGCTCGCGGCCCCCTACGCGCTGCTGGCCGGGCTGATCGCGCTCGTGGCGAGCAACGAGATCACCCAGCCGTTCCTCGGCGAGGTGCTGCTCAGCCACTTCGTGCTGGCGTTCCTCGCGGGGGCGCTGGCCACCGCGCGGATGATCGGGCCGTGGCGGGTCATGCTGCGGCTGCTGCCCGAGCGGGTGCGCGCGCTGACCGTCGGCACCGCGGTCGCCACCGCGCTGCTGCTCGTGGCCGGGCTGGCCCTGGTGCTGGTCGCCGTCGTGCTCAACTTCGGCCAGGTGAGGCAGCTCTCCGACGTGCTGTCGCCGGGGTTCGTGGGCGGCGTGCTGCTGGCGCTGCTCCAGCTTCTCTACCTGCTGAACGCGGTCATCTGGGCCTCCTCGTACATCTCAGGACCCGGGTTCGCGATCGGCGCCGACACTCTGGTCGCGCCCACCGGGGTGCAGCTCGGCACGGTGCCGAGCCTGCCGCTGCTGGGCGCGCTGCCGGAGAGCGGGCCGGTGCCCGCGTGGATGATGGCGGTGATCGCGCTGCCGTTCGCGGCGGGGGCGGTGGCCGGGGTGTTCGTGGCCCGGATCTCGCCGTCGCCGTCGTACGAGGCCGCGCCGCTCTGGGGCTTCCTCACCGGCGTCTCCGCGGGCGTCGTGGCGGGCGTGCTCGCGGCGCTGTCCGGCGGCCCGATCGGCGGCGGCCGGCTCGCCACCGTGGGGCCCTCGCCCTGGGAGGTGGCGCTGTCGGTCGCGCTGGAGGTCGGGGTCGCCGCCGGCATCTCCGCGGGCGTGACCAACCTGCTGCTGCTCAGCAAGCGCGCCCGTACGCCGCTGGACAAGGCCGCCGCGCCCGTGCGCAAGGCGGGGGCGGCGATCGCCAAGGCGGCCAGCAAGGTCGGCCTCGCCGAGGCCGACCCGCGCCCGCTGCCCGGCCACTGGATGGACGCCACCGAGGCCGACACCCAGGAGATCCCGGTCATCAGGGACGACTGGCAGGACGAGCACGCCACGGCGGAGGCCGAGACGCTGGCCCAGGCCCGGCCGCGCCCGCCGGAGCCGGCGCCCGACCCGTCCCGCCCGGCCCGCAAGGACATCGTGGACGAGTTCGACGACCGGGGCGGCCACGTCATCTATGTGGACCCGTACGCCTGGGACCGCGACTGA
- the purN gene encoding phosphoribosylglycinamide formyltransferase, whose translation MSKAGRLVVLVSGSGTNLQALLDASADPAYGARVVAVGADREGIAGLARATRAQVPTFVEKLGDHPTRADWDAAIAARIAAYEPDLVVSAGFMKILGTPTLQAFPVLNTHPALLPSFPGAHGVRDALAHGVKVTGCTVMLADEGIDTGPIVAQEAVPVLPDDDEAVLHERIKTVERRLLVDIVGRMAREGWTVSGRTVRIGNQSGGEST comes from the coding sequence GTGTCAAAGGCTGGGCGGCTCGTCGTCCTCGTCTCCGGCTCTGGAACCAACCTACAGGCCCTTCTGGACGCTTCCGCCGACCCGGCGTACGGTGCTCGCGTGGTAGCGGTCGGTGCCGACAGGGAGGGGATCGCAGGGCTGGCCCGAGCTACCAGGGCGCAAGTCCCGACTTTCGTCGAAAAACTGGGCGACCATCCGACGCGGGCGGACTGGGACGCGGCCATCGCGGCCAGGATCGCCGCGTACGAGCCCGACCTGGTGGTGTCGGCGGGCTTCATGAAGATCCTGGGCACGCCCACACTCCAGGCCTTTCCCGTGCTCAACACGCATCCGGCACTGCTGCCGTCGTTCCCCGGGGCCCACGGCGTGCGCGACGCGCTGGCCCACGGGGTCAAGGTCACCGGCTGCACGGTCATGCTGGCCGACGAAGGGATCGACACCGGCCCCATCGTCGCCCAGGAGGCGGTGCCCGTGCTCCCGGACGACGACGAGGCGGTCCTGCACGAGCGCATCAAGACCGTCGAGCGCCGCCTGCTCGTCGACATCGTCGGCCGCATGGCCCGCGAGGGCTGGACGGTCAGCGGACGCACCGTCCGCATCGGTAACCAATCAGGAGGGGAATCCACGTGA
- the purH gene encoding bifunctional phosphoribosylaminoimidazolecarboxamide formyltransferase/IMP cyclohydrolase has protein sequence MTRIAIRRALIAVYDKSGLEALARALDGAGVEIVSTGGTAAAIASYGIPVTKVEQLTGFPECLDGRVKTLHPRVHAGLLADVTKPHHVAQLEELEIDPFQLVVVNLYPFQQTVASGAADEECVEQIDIGGPAMIRGAAKNHSTCAVVVDPGHYGEVFKALDEGGFTLTERRRLAGIAYAHTASYDVAVANWFGQTYGGEEFPVFAGVAYERKATLRYGENPHQSAALYTGGTGGLANAEQLHGKEMSYNNYLDSDAAWRAAWDFSDPCVAIIKHQNPCGIAVGADVAEAHRKAHACDPVSAYGGVIAVNRPVTVELARQIAEVFTEVVIAPAYDAEALDVLREKKNLRLLACPEGPAAPTEFRRVDGGLLVQTVDRVDAPGDAADRWELKAGAPASPEVLADLEFAWRACRSVKSNAILLAGDGATVGVGMGQVNRVDSCRLAVTRAGERAAGSVAASDAFFPFPDGLEVLAEAGVKAIVEPGGSIRDDLVVEAAEKAGITLYFTGTRHFFH, from the coding sequence GTGACTCGCATCGCCATCCGGCGCGCGCTGATCGCCGTCTACGACAAGTCCGGGCTCGAGGCACTGGCCAGGGCCCTCGACGGCGCCGGAGTGGAGATCGTCTCGACCGGGGGCACGGCCGCCGCGATCGCCTCGTACGGGATCCCGGTGACCAAGGTCGAGCAGCTGACCGGGTTCCCCGAGTGCCTGGACGGGCGGGTCAAGACGCTGCACCCGCGCGTGCACGCCGGACTGCTGGCCGACGTGACCAAGCCCCACCACGTCGCCCAGCTGGAGGAGCTGGAGATCGACCCGTTCCAGCTCGTCGTGGTCAACCTCTACCCGTTCCAGCAGACGGTGGCCTCCGGCGCCGCCGACGAGGAGTGCGTCGAGCAGATCGACATCGGCGGGCCCGCGATGATCCGCGGCGCGGCCAAGAACCACAGCACCTGCGCCGTCGTCGTCGACCCCGGCCACTACGGCGAGGTGTTCAAGGCGCTGGACGAGGGCGGCTTCACGCTGACCGAGCGGCGGCGGCTGGCCGGCATCGCCTACGCGCACACCGCCTCCTACGACGTGGCCGTGGCCAACTGGTTCGGGCAGACGTACGGCGGGGAGGAGTTCCCGGTCTTCGCCGGGGTCGCGTACGAGCGCAAGGCCACCCTCCGCTACGGCGAGAACCCGCACCAGAGCGCCGCGCTCTACACCGGCGGCACGGGCGGCCTCGCGAACGCCGAGCAGCTGCACGGCAAGGAGATGTCCTACAACAACTACCTCGACTCCGACGCCGCCTGGCGGGCCGCCTGGGACTTCTCCGACCCGTGCGTGGCCATCATCAAGCACCAGAACCCGTGCGGCATCGCCGTCGGGGCCGACGTGGCCGAGGCGCACCGCAAGGCGCACGCCTGCGACCCCGTGTCGGCGTACGGCGGCGTGATCGCGGTCAACCGGCCGGTCACCGTCGAGCTGGCCCGCCAGATCGCCGAGGTGTTCACCGAGGTCGTCATCGCGCCCGCGTACGACGCCGAGGCCCTCGACGTGCTGCGCGAGAAGAAGAACCTGCGCCTGCTGGCCTGCCCGGAGGGCCCCGCCGCGCCGACGGAGTTCCGCCGCGTGGACGGCGGCCTGCTCGTGCAGACCGTGGACCGGGTGGACGCCCCCGGCGACGCGGCCGACCGCTGGGAGCTCAAGGCCGGCGCGCCGGCCTCGCCTGAGGTGCTGGCCGACCTGGAGTTCGCCTGGCGGGCCTGCCGCTCGGTGAAGTCCAACGCCATCCTGCTGGCCGGCGACGGGGCCACGGTGGGCGTGGGCATGGGCCAGGTCAACCGCGTCGACTCCTGCCGCCTCGCGGTCACCCGCGCGGGCGAGCGCGCGGCCGGCTCGGTGGCCGCCTCCGACGCCTTCTTCCCGTTCCCCGACGGGCTGGAGGTGCTGGCCGAGGCAGGGGTGAAGGCGATCGTCGAGCCCGGCGGCTCCATCCGCGACGACCTGGTCGTCGAGGCCGCGGAGAAGGCCGGCATCACCCTCTACTTCACCGGCACCCGGCACTTCTTCCACTGA
- a CDS encoding ROK family protein, whose translation MTCVLAIDIGGTKLAAALVDEEGSALRSGTRPTPRTDVMTALAALIEEVTGGGPPAVAVGIGCAGPLDLATGTVSPVNMPSWRGFPLRDEVRKVTGLPTVLAGDAQCFALGEHWLGAGRGSDSLLGIVVSTGIGGGLVIGGAPILGPTGNAGHVGHMSIDPYGERCTCGGRGCVEHYASGPNLVRWALANGWTPATDPAEQAGAAGQAGVEKVDARLLAAAAVAGEPVAVAAFERGARALAGMIASTAAAVEVSTVVVGGGVSGAGKVLFEPLERALDDVAGLAFVRAVRVRQSTLGVRASLAGAANLAWQTLA comes from the coding sequence ATGACCTGCGTACTCGCCATAGACATCGGAGGGACCAAGCTCGCCGCCGCGCTGGTGGACGAGGAGGGGTCCGCGTTGCGTTCCGGCACCCGGCCCACGCCGCGTACGGACGTCATGACCGCCTTGGCGGCGTTGATCGAGGAGGTGACCGGCGGCGGGCCGCCGGCGGTCGCGGTCGGGATCGGGTGCGCCGGGCCGCTGGACCTCGCCACCGGCACCGTGAGTCCGGTCAACATGCCGAGCTGGCGCGGGTTCCCCCTGCGGGACGAGGTGCGGAAGGTGACGGGCCTGCCCACGGTGCTGGCGGGCGACGCGCAGTGCTTCGCGCTCGGCGAGCACTGGCTCGGCGCGGGCCGGGGCAGCGACTCGCTGCTCGGGATCGTCGTGTCCACCGGGATCGGCGGCGGGCTGGTGATCGGCGGCGCCCCGATCCTCGGCCCCACCGGGAACGCCGGACATGTCGGGCACATGAGCATCGACCCGTACGGCGAACGCTGCACGTGCGGCGGGCGTGGCTGCGTGGAGCACTATGCCAGCGGCCCCAACCTCGTCCGCTGGGCCTTGGCCAACGGCTGGACGCCGGCGACCGACCCGGCGGAGCAGGCAGGTGCGGCAGGGCAGGCCGGTGTGGAGAAGGTGGATGCGCGGTTGCTCGCCGCGGCCGCGGTGGCCGGGGAGCCTGTGGCGGTGGCCGCGTTCGAGCGCGGGGCCCGGGCTCTGGCCGGGATGATCGCGTCCACGGCGGCGGCGGTCGAGGTCAGCACCGTGGTCGTGGGAGGAGGCGTGTCGGGCGCGGGGAAGGTGCTGTTCGAGCCGCTGGAACGGGCGCTCGACGACGTGGCGGGGCTCGCCTTCGTCCGGGCGGTGCGGGTCAGGCAGAGCACGCTCGGCGTCCGCGCCTCACTGGCCGGCGCCGCGAACCTGGCCTGGCAGACCCTCGCATGA
- a CDS encoding DUF7158 domain-containing protein translates to MTSRPPATGAATAPGIGEVIGWVDGHPVPRELLGRRIAGLRRGPLKAALPAPGTAEARQLARWLTQVILTEVLCETTARAGGLAPLEGPPLDRLAAVELGSINAAAYNGSPWVRAMYEHVGAGAEVPSAWRTRPAGPRSGTHHVRHRLFPDRIAAEGAAVDDLESLGQVDLASLPAALAEAITRHPYGTLVGPVQDALGWHVALATPAATPPPLPTQPLDQEEATRPMPTHAQLQRLTGPLQAARRRTFARWLDRMRAEKVALVPGLEHPGDPRQPDNHHKHC, encoded by the coding sequence ATGACCTCCCGCCCTCCTGCCACGGGGGCGGCCACCGCGCCCGGCATCGGTGAGGTGATCGGCTGGGTCGACGGTCATCCGGTCCCGCGTGAGCTCCTCGGCCGACGCATCGCCGGCCTTCGCCGCGGCCCCCTCAAGGCCGCCCTTCCCGCGCCGGGCACCGCGGAGGCCCGCCAACTGGCCAGGTGGCTGACCCAGGTCATCCTGACCGAGGTCCTGTGCGAGACCACTGCCAGGGCCGGAGGGCTGGCCCCCCTCGAAGGCCCGCCCCTCGACCGCCTGGCAGCCGTCGAACTGGGCTCGATCAACGCCGCCGCCTACAACGGCAGCCCGTGGGTGCGCGCGATGTACGAGCACGTCGGCGCGGGCGCCGAGGTCCCCTCCGCGTGGCGGACCCGGCCGGCCGGCCCGCGCAGCGGCACTCATCACGTACGTCACCGCCTGTTCCCGGACCGCATCGCGGCAGAAGGCGCCGCCGTGGACGACCTGGAGTCACTCGGCCAGGTGGACCTCGCCTCGCTGCCGGCCGCCCTCGCCGAGGCCATCACCCGCCACCCGTACGGCACTCTGGTCGGCCCGGTCCAGGACGCCTTGGGGTGGCACGTAGCCCTCGCCACACCCGCCGCGACGCCACCACCACTTCCGACACAACCACTGGATCAAGAAGAAGCCACTCGACCCATGCCCACACACGCACAGCTCCAGCGGCTGACAGGTCCGCTGCAGGCCGCCCGCCGGCGAACCTTCGCCCGGTGGCTCGACCGGATGCGCGCCGAGAAGGTCGCTCTGGTGCCCGGACTCGAACACCCTGGCGACCCTCGCCAGCCCGACAACCACCACAAGCACTGTTGA
- a CDS encoding NEW3 domain-containing protein translates to MPSRRLLSAEPTDLFVGTEAAPHQVLRLTLASRADREAVLELRGDGVRLAGGAVTVPADAAGVLEVPLEVAVPPGTAVPCVLTLGRAKSGAKSGAKSGTESGTESGAESLEVTVTAEEPGWTVHLISHFHYDPVWWNTQAAYTSPWELLSADATTRPLWERNAFALVEAHIELALRDPDYRFVLAEVDYLKPFLDTHPERRADLRALMAEGRAELVGGTYNEPNTNLTGAETTIRNLVHGIGYQRDILGGDPRTAWQLDVFGHDPQFPGYLAAAGLTGSAWARGPFHQWGPISKNFHEAKNDAALMQFPSEFEWISPSGRGVLTHYMPAHYSAGWWMDSAPTLEDACQAVHDLYRSLKPVAATRHVLLPVGTDYTPPNKWITDIHRAWAARYVWPRFVCATPRDFLDAVRAELPRFSPQTRDMNPVYTGKDVSYIDTKQAQRAAEVAALDAERLSAFAAALGLGRYPHTALDKVWRQLAYGAHHDAITGSESDQVYIDLLTGWREAYDLAATARDNALDALTGQVGLAEPSVVVTNTLSFARDGLVRVPLPPGHTVAGPSPEDAEVPAVAEGGVLTFLARDVPSLGWRSYRVVEGSPATWRPLDGATIANDRWRVSADPARGGALASVVDLSTGRELLTGLGNELRLYHEYPTHPDMGEGPWHLIPTGAVTGSGEAAAHAVHAERSPLGSRLTVTGQVGEIAYEQVVTLLNGSDRIDFTTRVLDHTGADRLLRVRFPALVEGALPVSDVAGAVVGRGFALPDVDTAEHPWTLDNPANTWFGLSATAKVDLGEAGARALGVAEVVVPAAADAPEARGLVAALARAGVTATTSTAAGTRYGWLDVDSNLPDVRIVLGGPDTNPVAAELLERADPAFLDAIKSGAPRVWVPAERPLAEVWQPSADLRDLRALPALIVAGPVGDLVADLADATIEALCPLGAERLDPRTVALLTYGLPGFAVDPSGALHLSLMRSCTGWPSGIWLDPPRRTTPDGSGFQLQHWTHEFAYSLVAGEGDWRALRLPARGQEHITPLLPRVLEPQDGPLPAAHSLLTVTPPRDVLLSTLKSTGNPLAHGRLPTSATVTASGGSVTVRLIESTGLGTRVKLSSPVLPLDTLTPADLLERPESREDAGSPVPGLTLTGFEVATYLASAPPPHPEAPDLGATTEVAQPVYSRYWLHNKGPAPLGYLPIAVSITPGLVPAATGPFEVEVVLSSQLTTDNHEGVVDIRVPDGWAATPSRRPFRLPPGGHVRFPVTVTPPTSPVTGLHFVSARTSVGDQLIEDVTTVAVGDDLPELPVPGPSPSTGAAVEGTTADDARPTGLSVTPATNALSLRPGDRAALTLRLHNSTAGEIRGEAQLASPWGTWSLLPEVIRGFVVGAGETSEVSFPVQVPGDAPAGHAWALAKVMWYGRCTYTPAIRLEVTR, encoded by the coding sequence TTGCCTTCCCGCCGTCTGCTCTCCGCCGAGCCGACCGACCTGTTCGTCGGCACCGAGGCCGCCCCGCACCAGGTCCTGCGTCTCACGCTCGCCTCCCGCGCCGACCGCGAGGCCGTCCTGGAGCTGCGCGGCGACGGCGTACGGCTGGCGGGCGGGGCGGTCACCGTCCCCGCCGACGCGGCCGGCGTCCTGGAGGTGCCGCTGGAGGTCGCCGTCCCGCCCGGCACGGCGGTGCCGTGCGTGCTGACCCTCGGCCGCGCGAAGTCCGGCGCGAAGTCCGGCGCGAAGTCCGGCACTGAGTCCGGCACTGAGTCCGGCGCTGAGTCCCTGGAGGTCACGGTCACGGCCGAGGAGCCCGGCTGGACCGTGCACCTGATCTCCCACTTCCACTACGACCCCGTGTGGTGGAACACCCAGGCCGCCTACACGAGCCCGTGGGAGCTGCTCTCCGCCGACGCCACCACCAGGCCGCTGTGGGAGCGCAACGCGTTCGCGCTGGTCGAGGCGCACATCGAGCTGGCGCTGCGCGACCCCGACTACCGTTTCGTGCTGGCCGAGGTCGACTATCTCAAGCCGTTCCTCGACACCCACCCCGAGCGCCGCGCCGACCTGCGCGCCCTCATGGCCGAGGGCCGGGCCGAGCTGGTGGGCGGCACCTACAACGAGCCCAACACCAACCTCACCGGCGCCGAGACCACGATCCGCAACCTCGTCCACGGCATCGGCTACCAGCGCGACATCCTCGGCGGGGACCCGCGCACCGCCTGGCAGCTCGACGTGTTCGGGCACGATCCGCAGTTCCCCGGCTATCTCGCGGCGGCGGGGCTCACCGGCAGCGCGTGGGCGCGCGGCCCGTTCCACCAGTGGGGCCCGATCAGCAAGAACTTCCATGAGGCCAAGAACGACGCGGCCCTCATGCAGTTCCCGAGCGAGTTCGAGTGGATCTCGCCGTCGGGGCGGGGCGTGCTCACCCACTACATGCCCGCCCACTACTCCGCGGGCTGGTGGATGGACTCCGCGCCCACCCTGGAGGACGCCTGCCAGGCGGTCCACGACCTCTACCGTTCGCTCAAGCCGGTGGCCGCGACCAGGCACGTCCTGCTGCCGGTCGGCACCGACTACACCCCGCCCAACAAGTGGATCACCGACATCCACCGCGCCTGGGCGGCCCGCTACGTGTGGCCCCGGTTCGTCTGCGCGACGCCGCGCGACTTCCTGGACGCCGTACGCGCCGAGCTGCCGCGCTTCAGCCCTCAGACCCGCGACATGAACCCGGTCTACACCGGCAAGGACGTCTCCTACATCGACACCAAGCAGGCCCAGCGCGCCGCCGAGGTGGCCGCGCTCGACGCCGAGCGGCTGTCGGCGTTCGCGGCGGCGCTCGGCCTCGGCCGCTACCCGCACACGGCGCTCGACAAGGTGTGGCGGCAGCTCGCCTACGGCGCCCACCACGACGCGATCACCGGGTCCGAGTCCGACCAGGTCTACATCGACCTGCTGACGGGGTGGCGGGAGGCGTACGACCTGGCGGCGACGGCCAGGGACAACGCGCTCGACGCGCTCACCGGGCAGGTCGGGCTGGCGGAGCCGAGCGTGGTGGTGACCAACACGCTGTCGTTCGCCCGTGACGGCCTGGTCCGGGTGCCGCTGCCGCCGGGGCACACCGTGGCGGGCCCGTCGCCGGAGGATGCGGAGGTGCCGGCCGTCGCCGAGGGCGGCGTGCTGACCTTCCTCGCGCGGGACGTGCCGTCGCTGGGCTGGCGGTCGTACCGGGTGGTCGAGGGCTCGCCCGCGACCTGGCGTCCGCTCGACGGCGCCACCATCGCGAACGACCGCTGGCGGGTGAGCGCCGACCCGGCCCGGGGCGGGGCGCTGGCCTCGGTCGTCGATCTGTCCACCGGCCGCGAGTTGCTCACCGGGCTCGGCAACGAGCTGCGCCTCTACCACGAATACCCGACTCATCCCGACATGGGGGAAGGCCCTTGGCACCTCATCCCCACGGGTGCGGTCACCGGGTCCGGCGAGGCCGCGGCGCACGCCGTACACGCCGAGCGGAGCCCTCTCGGCAGCCGGCTCACCGTCACCGGCCAGGTCGGGGAGATCGCCTACGAGCAGGTCGTCACCCTGCTGAACGGCTCCGACCGGATCGACTTCACCACCCGCGTCCTCGACCACACGGGCGCCGACCGCCTGCTGCGGGTGCGTTTCCCCGCCCTCGTCGAAGGGGCGCTGCCGGTGTCCGACGTGGCGGGGGCGGTGGTGGGCCGCGGGTTCGCGCTGCCCGACGTCGACACGGCCGAGCACCCGTGGACGCTCGACAATCCTGCCAACACCTGGTTCGGGCTGTCCGCCACGGCCAAGGTCGACCTCGGCGAGGCGGGGGCGAGGGCGCTGGGCGTGGCCGAGGTCGTGGTGCCCGCCGCCGCCGACGCCCCGGAGGCGCGCGGCCTGGTGGCGGCCCTGGCGCGGGCGGGCGTGACGGCGACCACGTCCACCGCGGCAGGCACCCGCTACGGCTGGCTCGACGTCGACTCCAACCTGCCGGACGTCCGCATCGTCCTCGGCGGCCCCGACACCAACCCGGTGGCCGCCGAGCTGCTGGAGCGCGCCGACCCGGCCTTCCTCGACGCGATCAAGTCCGGCGCGCCCCGGGTCTGGGTCCCGGCCGAACGGCCGCTCGCCGAGGTCTGGCAGCCCAGCGCCGACCTGCGCGACCTGCGTGCCCTGCCCGCCCTGATCGTCGCCGGCCCGGTCGGCGACCTGGTGGCCGACCTCGCCGACGCCACGATCGAGGCCCTGTGCCCGCTGGGGGCCGAACGCCTCGACCCGCGCACCGTCGCGCTCCTCACCTACGGCCTGCCCGGCTTCGCCGTCGACCCGTCGGGAGCGCTGCACCTGTCGCTCATGCGGTCGTGCACGGGCTGGCCCTCGGGCATCTGGCTCGACCCGCCGCGCCGCACCACGCCGGACGGCTCCGGGTTCCAGCTTCAGCATTGGACGCATGAGTTCGCGTACTCGCTGGTGGCGGGCGAGGGTGACTGGCGCGCCCTGCGGCTGCCCGCGCGCGGGCAGGAGCACATCACCCCGCTGCTCCCCCGCGTCCTGGAGCCGCAGGACGGCCCCCTTCCCGCGGCACACTCCCTCCTGACGGTGACCCCGCCGCGCGACGTCCTGCTGAGCACCCTGAAGTCCACCGGCAACCCCCTCGCCCACGGCCGGCTCCCCACCTCAGCCACCGTCACCGCCTCCGGCGGGAGTGTCACCGTCCGCCTGATCGAATCCACAGGTCTCGGCACCCGGGTGAAGCTCAGCTCCCCGGTCCTCCCTCTCGACACGCTCACCCCGGCCGACCTGCTCGAACGCCCCGAAAGCCGCGAAGACGCCGGATCCCCCGTTCCCGGCCTCACCCTGACGGGCTTCGAGGTCGCCACCTACCTGGCCTCCGCTCCGCCCCCGCACCCCGAGGCGCCCGACCTCGGCGCCACGACCGAAGTCGCCCAGCCCGTCTACAGCCGCTACTGGCTGCACAACAAGGGCCCGGCGCCGCTCGGCTACCTGCCGATCGCCGTGTCCATCACGCCGGGTCTCGTCCCCGCCGCGACCGGGCCGTTCGAGGTGGAGGTGGTCCTCTCCTCCCAGCTCACCACCGACAACCATGAGGGCGTGGTGGACATCCGCGTCCCCGACGGCTGGGCCGCCACCCCGTCCCGGCGTCCCTTCCGTCTGCCTCCCGGCGGCCACGTCCGTTTCCCGGTGACCGTGACCCCGCCCACGTCACCAGTCACGGGCCTGCACTTCGTCTCCGCCCGCACCAGCGTGGGCGACCAGCTCATCGAGGACGTCACCACCGTCGCCGTCGGCGACGACCTCCCCGAACTCCCCGTTCCCGGCCCCTCGCCGTCCACGGGCGCCGCCGTCGAGGGCACCACCGCCGACGACGCCCGGCCCACCGGCCTGTCCGTCACCCCCGCCACGAACGCCCTCAGCCTGCGCCCCGGCGACCGCGCCGCCCTCACGCTCCGGCTGCACAACTCCACCGCCGGCGAGATCCGCGGCGAGGCGCAACTCGCCTCCCCCTGGGGCACCTGGTCCCTGCTCCCGGAGGTCATCCGGGGGTTCGTCGTGGGGGCGGGCGAGACGTCCGAGGTGTCGTTCCCGGTCCAGGTCCCCGGCGACGCGCCCGCCGGGCACGCCTGGGCCCTGGCCAAGGTCATGTGGTACGGCCGCTGCACGTACACCCCGGCGATCCGCCTGGAGGTGACGCGATGA